The proteins below come from a single Asanoa ferruginea genomic window:
- a CDS encoding FAD-binding oxidoreductase: MTTIEIPALRTFRPGDPGYDDHRLGWNRTIDLRPAVVAVAERPSDVRAAVLAARTRDLPLAVQATGHGTVAGADGALLLKTSAMADIEIDPTRGVARVGPGAIWTDVNRAAGRFGLAGLAGRCGTVGVTGYTLGGGQSWLSRTFGFAADSMVSAEVVTADGTMLTASAREHPDLFWALRGGGGNFGVVTSLEFGLYPAGRVYAGMSFYPLERARAVLDAYRQWAPDEPWQMNTAVLLLRLPPAPVVPEHLRGRRVLAIRAFHHGDDGRPALGPLLAAAGPPLVDAFAPRTFADAAIATNGPDAPPMANRQEFEMFHDLPGDALDAIVEAGADDSPLAFVEVRHWGGAMAHPAPGAGPAGHRDVPFSVMAVGPYPNADRSVVDAHLDRLRDRLAPHATGGTFLTLLTDPTRTRSAFTDANWTRLRALKRVWDPDNVFHLNHNIPPADSNGKALR; the protein is encoded by the coding sequence ATGACAACGATCGAGATCCCGGCGCTGCGGACGTTCCGCCCGGGCGATCCCGGCTACGACGACCACCGGCTCGGCTGGAACCGCACCATCGACCTGCGGCCGGCGGTCGTGGCCGTCGCCGAACGGCCGTCCGACGTGCGGGCGGCCGTGCTGGCCGCCCGCACCCGCGACCTGCCCCTGGCCGTGCAGGCGACCGGCCACGGCACCGTGGCCGGCGCCGACGGCGCGCTGCTGCTCAAGACCTCGGCGATGGCCGACATCGAGATCGACCCGACCCGCGGTGTCGCCCGCGTCGGCCCCGGCGCGATCTGGACCGACGTCAACCGGGCCGCCGGGCGGTTTGGCCTAGCCGGGCTCGCCGGCCGGTGCGGGACGGTCGGGGTGACCGGCTACACGCTCGGCGGCGGCCAGTCCTGGCTGTCCCGGACGTTCGGCTTCGCCGCCGACAGCATGGTCAGCGCCGAGGTGGTCACCGCCGACGGCACCATGCTGACCGCCAGCGCGCGCGAGCATCCCGACCTGTTCTGGGCGCTGCGCGGGGGCGGCGGGAACTTCGGCGTCGTCACGTCGCTCGAGTTCGGGCTCTACCCGGCCGGCCGCGTCTACGCGGGCATGTCGTTCTACCCGCTGGAACGCGCTCGGGCCGTGCTCGACGCCTACCGGCAGTGGGCACCCGACGAGCCCTGGCAAATGAACACGGCCGTGCTGCTCCTGCGCCTGCCGCCGGCCCCGGTCGTGCCGGAGCATCTTCGCGGCCGGCGGGTGCTGGCCATCCGGGCGTTCCACCACGGCGACGACGGCCGGCCGGCGCTCGGGCCCCTGCTGGCCGCGGCGGGCCCGCCCCTGGTGGACGCGTTCGCGCCGCGCACCTTCGCCGACGCCGCCATCGCGACGAACGGCCCCGACGCGCCGCCGATGGCCAACCGGCAGGAGTTCGAGATGTTCCACGACCTGCCCGGCGACGCGCTCGACGCGATTGTCGAGGCCGGAGCGGACGACTCGCCACTGGCCTTTGTGGAGGTGCGGCACTGGGGCGGTGCGATGGCCCACCCGGCACCGGGCGCCGGCCCGGCCGGACACCGCGACGTGCCGTTCTCCGTGATGGCCGTCGGCCCGTACCCGAATGCGGATCGCTCGGTTGTCGACGCCCATCTCGACCGGCTGCGCGACCGGCTCGCGCCGCACGCGACGGGCGGAACGTTCCTCACCCTGCTGACCGATCCCACCCGCACCCGCAGCGCCTTCACCGACGCCAACTGGACCCGGCTCCGCGCGCTCAAGCGCGTCTGGGACCCGGACAACGTCTTCCACCTCAACCACAACATCCCGCCAGCGGACAGCAACGGAAAGGCATTGCGATGA
- a CDS encoding alpha/beta hydrolase — protein sequence MDVVRMRSYPEAVIVQVLGTATVNASPPVRLERKAREALSVLTVFAPAAPTLDELARLLWDDPPPSAVKTLRAHLSRIRAALRAAGADPGIERVGRDGYRLAIDLAETDLGLVADARARARRLRADGRPDSAAAVLAEARARWRGDPELPDTTAAAALAQGWRRERRLLVQEHLACLVDGHDPAQAISELERLTAEDPLDEPLWVHYVRALHRAGRQNEALRAAAAARAALVEVGLDPTSALRDAQAEVFAPQAPPAPPAPPAPTAAAAVTIAYATGDDGATAYTRLSSSGRDLVVLNPAMLTIDGLLDEQHARSALAHLARHAAVSCFDRRGIGLSDPLDERRSPLDQWVADLRQVLDALAVDRADLFANFDTGLIALEFAARYPQRVRSLVLTQCYPTYLRTADYPYGLDPATTEGLIRDSVAPGDPARRIDTVAQAAPSVAGDEAFRSWWNRIGQRAAGPTVATAIRTVATRTDLRHRLAAVTAPTLVLHRRNCVNVDVGHARYLAEHLPDARLRLTAGTDALWLTDSTDQLDHAVEFLAEPRR from the coding sequence GTGGATGTGGTCCGGATGCGGTCCTACCCTGAGGCGGTGATCGTGCAGGTGCTCGGTACGGCCACCGTCAACGCTTCGCCCCCCGTGCGCCTGGAGCGCAAGGCGCGCGAAGCGCTGAGCGTGCTGACCGTGTTTGCCCCGGCCGCGCCCACTCTCGACGAGCTCGCCCGGCTGCTGTGGGACGACCCGCCACCGTCGGCCGTCAAGACGCTGCGCGCGCACCTGTCGCGGATCCGGGCCGCGCTGCGGGCGGCGGGCGCCGACCCCGGCATCGAACGCGTCGGCCGCGACGGCTACCGGCTGGCGATCGATCTCGCGGAGACCGACCTCGGTCTCGTGGCCGACGCCCGCGCCCGGGCCCGCCGGCTGCGGGCCGACGGGCGCCCCGACAGTGCCGCCGCCGTGCTCGCCGAGGCCCGCGCCCGGTGGCGGGGCGACCCGGAGCTGCCGGACACGACCGCCGCCGCCGCGCTGGCACAGGGCTGGCGCCGGGAACGCCGGCTCCTGGTGCAGGAACACCTGGCCTGCCTGGTCGACGGCCACGACCCGGCCCAGGCGATCAGCGAGCTGGAGCGGCTCACCGCCGAAGACCCGCTCGACGAGCCACTGTGGGTGCATTACGTCCGAGCGCTGCACCGGGCCGGCCGCCAGAACGAGGCGCTGCGGGCCGCGGCGGCCGCGCGGGCGGCACTTGTCGAGGTCGGGCTCGACCCCACGAGCGCGCTGCGCGACGCCCAGGCCGAGGTCTTCGCGCCACAAGCGCCACCCGCGCCGCCGGCGCCGCCCGCCCCGACCGCCGCGGCGGCGGTCACCATCGCCTATGCCACGGGGGATGACGGCGCGACCGCGTACACCCGGCTGTCCTCTTCGGGTCGTGACCTGGTCGTGCTGAACCCCGCGATGCTCACCATCGACGGCCTGCTCGACGAGCAGCACGCCCGGAGCGCCCTCGCCCACCTCGCACGGCACGCCGCCGTCAGCTGCTTCGACCGGCGCGGCATCGGGCTGTCCGACCCGCTCGACGAGCGGCGCTCCCCGCTGGACCAGTGGGTCGCCGATCTGCGGCAGGTGCTGGACGCGCTGGCCGTCGACCGGGCCGACCTGTTCGCCAACTTCGACACCGGGCTGATCGCCCTGGAGTTCGCCGCCCGCTATCCGCAGCGGGTGCGCTCACTCGTCCTCACCCAGTGCTATCCGACCTACCTACGCACGGCGGACTACCCCTACGGCCTGGACCCGGCCACGACCGAGGGGCTCATCCGCGACTCGGTCGCGCCCGGCGATCCCGCGCGCCGCATCGACACCGTCGCGCAGGCCGCACCCAGCGTCGCCGGCGACGAGGCGTTCCGCAGCTGGTGGAACCGCATCGGCCAGCGGGCCGCCGGGCCGACGGTGGCCACCGCCATCCGCACCGTCGCCACCCGCACCGACCTGCGCCACCGGCTCGCCGCGGTCACCGCGCCGACGCTCGTGCTGCACCGCCGCAACTGTGTCAACGTCGACGTCGGGCATGCCCGCTATCTCGCGGAGCACCTGCCCGACGCCCGGCTGCGGCTCACCGCCGGCACCGACGCCCTGTGGTTGACCGACAGCACCGACCAGCTCGACCACGCCGTGGAGTTCCTGGCCGAGCCGCGACGGTGA